A stretch of Roseovarius sp. M141 DNA encodes these proteins:
- a CDS encoding GlxA family transcriptional regulator, whose protein sequence is MSEMDRRPDHHPKPTRIGILPIADFAVMSYAATVEPLRAANLLAERALYEVVHLATGAEPVPSSGAPVVPPDARVGDALALDMLFIIAGGDISGYRDPPLYRWLARLAREGVALGGVSGGPVILARAGLMAGRRMTLHWEYAEALAELSPELAIERTLYVIDRDRMTCAGGTAPLDMMHALIARQHGAGFARQVSDWFMHTDIRPPVGPQRGGLAQRVGTHTPAILDAVEAMESHVADPLDLGQLAGIAGVSARQLNRLFTDQLGQPTMRYYRTLRLGRAQSLLRNSALPLTQIALATGFANSSHFSRAYSAQFGQPPSQYR, encoded by the coding sequence ATGTCTGAAATGGACAGGCGCCCGGATCATCACCCCAAGCCTACGCGAATCGGTATCCTGCCGATCGCCGATTTCGCCGTCATGTCCTACGCCGCCACGGTGGAGCCGCTGCGCGCCGCCAATCTGCTGGCCGAGCGTGCGCTATATGAGGTGGTCCACCTTGCGACCGGGGCGGAGCCTGTGCCCAGTTCAGGCGCGCCAGTGGTGCCGCCGGATGCGCGGGTCGGAGATGCGCTGGCGCTGGACATGCTGTTCATCATCGCAGGCGGCGATATCAGCGGCTACCGTGATCCACCGCTATATCGCTGGCTGGCGCGGTTGGCGCGCGAGGGGGTGGCGCTGGGCGGGGTGTCGGGTGGTCCGGTCATTCTGGCGCGCGCCGGGCTGATGGCGGGGCGGCGCATGACGCTGCATTGGGAATACGCCGAAGCGCTGGCCGAATTGTCACCGGAACTGGCGATCGAGCGCACGCTGTATGTGATCGACCGCGACCGGATGACATGTGCAGGCGGCACCGCGCCGCTGGACATGATGCACGCGCTGATCGCCCGCCAGCATGGTGCGGGGTTCGCGCGGCAGGTCAGCGACTGGTTCATGCATACCGACATCCGCCCGCCGGTCGGTCCGCAGCGCGGCGGGCTGGCGCAGCGTGTCGGCACCCACACGCCCGCCATTCTGGACGCGGTCGAGGCGATGGAGAGCCATGTTGCCGATCCGCTGGATCTGGGCCAGCTGGCGGGTATCGCGGGGGTGTCGGCGCGCCAGCTGAACCGGCTGTTCACCGATCAGCTGGGACAGCCGACCATGCGATACTATCGCACGCTGCGGCTGGGCCGGGCGCAGAGCCTGTTGCGCAATAGCGCCCTGCCGCTGACGCAGATCGCGCTGGCGACAGGGTTTGCCAATTCATCGCATTTCTCGCGCGCCTATTCCGCCCAGTTCGGGCAGCCGCCGTCGCAGTACCGGTGA
- a CDS encoding DMT family transporter: MTEQNARLGILLMLATTLVFAIQDGLSRHLAGEYNVYMVIMIRYWFFAAFVLTVSSRKAGGLRAAARTSQPVLQAFRALLLVTEICILVVAFTKLGLVETHAVFACYPLLIAALSGPVLGEYVGWRRWSAIGIGFVGVLIILQPGIAVIEPTAIIPLIGALMFALYGLLTRYAARRDTAATSFFWTGIVGSLGMTCVGVWFWEPMALADWGWMSALCLTGVLGHFTLIKCYEVAEASAVQPFAYLQLVFISIIGVTIFGETIRTNVAIGVAVVVGAGLFTLWRQRKVG; this comes from the coding sequence ATGACGGAACAGAACGCACGGCTGGGCATTCTTTTGATGCTGGCGACGACGCTGGTCTTTGCCATTCAGGACGGGCTGTCGCGCCATCTGGCGGGCGAATACAACGTCTATATGGTCATCATGATCCGCTATTGGTTCTTTGCGGCGTTCGTGCTGACCGTATCGTCGCGCAAGGCCGGCGGGCTGCGCGCCGCCGCACGGACGAGCCAGCCGGTGCTACAAGCCTTTCGCGCGCTGCTGCTGGTGACGGAGATCTGCATTCTCGTGGTGGCCTTTACCAAGTTGGGTCTGGTCGAAACGCATGCGGTTTTCGCCTGCTACCCGCTGCTGATTGCCGCCCTGTCCGGTCCCGTCCTGGGGGAATATGTGGGCTGGCGCCGCTGGAGTGCCATCGGCATCGGGTTTGTTGGCGTGCTGATCATCCTTCAGCCGGGCATTGCCGTAATTGAACCGACGGCGATCATTCCGCTGATCGGTGCGCTCATGTTCGCGCTTTACGGCCTGTTGACGCGCTATGCCGCGCGGCGTGACACCGCAGCGACCAGTTTTTTCTGGACAGGAATCGTCGGATCACTGGGCATGACCTGTGTTGGCGTCTGGTTCTGGGAACCCATGGCGCTGGCCGACTGGGGCTGGATGTCGGCGCTGTGCCTGACCGGCGTGCTGGGGCATTTCACGCTGATCAAATGCTACGAGGTCGCCGAGGCCAGCGCCGTGCAGCCCTTTGCTTATCTGCAGCTGGTTTTCATCTCGATTATCGGCGTGACGATCTTTGGCGAGACGATCCGCACGAATGTGGCGATAGGCGTGGCGGTGGTGGTTGGGGCTGGGCTGTTCACGCTCTGGCGGCAGCGCAAGGTGGGATAG
- a CDS encoding H-NS family nucleoid-associated regulatory protein — MAKFDLKSLSVQELKSLQKKVDRELAGRDKRQRKEALNAVKEKAKQLGFSLGDLIGDGAGPNADGTSGSPKAVRAPAPVKYRSLYDPQLTWSGRGRPPRWIKEAQENGVDLETLRVDPEA, encoded by the coding sequence ATGGCAAAATTCGATCTGAAGTCTTTGAGCGTGCAGGAATTGAAATCCCTGCAAAAGAAAGTCGACCGCGAATTGGCGGGCCGCGACAAGCGGCAGCGCAAGGAAGCGCTGAACGCGGTCAAGGAGAAGGCCAAGCAGTTGGGGTTCTCCTTGGGTGACTTGATTGGTGACGGCGCCGGCCCCAATGCTGACGGTACCAGCGGTAGCCCAAAGGCGGTGCGCGCGCCTGCCCCTGTGAAATATCGCAGCCTATACGATCCTCAACTGACATGGAGCGGCCGTGGCCGCCCGCCGCGCTGGATCAAGGAAGCGCAGGAAAACGGCGTCGATCTGGAAACACTGCGCGTCGATCCCGAGGCCTGA
- a CDS encoding DUF3576 domain-containing protein has product MMLLSLNRAVIAIAALGMLAACGDEPPRFDPNAVVVESGKEAKGPARVDAKPGESGGSIFEIFQGKEAGIKVNRFLWTASLQVLDFLPVQTADPFTGVISTGYGTPPGGGRAYRATILISDPALDARSLNLSLSTQSGTVAAGTQRAVEDAILSRARQLRIQAGKY; this is encoded by the coding sequence ATGATGCTTCTTTCGCTAAATCGCGCGGTGATCGCAATTGCGGCCCTCGGCATGCTCGCGGCCTGCGGTGACGAGCCGCCGAGATTCGACCCCAACGCGGTCGTGGTCGAAAGCGGCAAGGAGGCCAAAGGCCCCGCGCGTGTGGATGCCAAACCGGGTGAATCCGGTGGTAGTATTTTCGAGATCTTCCAAGGCAAGGAAGCAGGCATCAAGGTGAACCGCTTCCTTTGGACGGCATCGCTTCAGGTGCTGGATTTCCTGCCGGTCCAGACGGCAGATCCCTTTACCGGTGTGATTTCCACCGGCTACGGCACCCCGCCGGGCGGCGGGCGCGCCTATCGCGCGACGATCCTGATCAGCGATCCGGCGCTGGATGCGCGATCGCTCAACCTTTCGCTGTCCACGCAGTCAGGGACGGTCGCCGCAGGCACGCAGCGCGCGGTCGAGGATGCGATCCTGTCGCGCGCGCGGCAGCTGCGTATTCAGGCCGGTAAATACTGA
- the dapA gene encoding 4-hydroxy-tetrahydrodipicolinate synthase: MITGSLPALVTPLKNGEVDFGTLGKLVEWHIDEGSNGLVPVGTTGESPTLSHSEHMAVVEEVVRVTAGRIPVVAGAGSNNTAETVAFMQHAHKVGADAALVVTPYYNKPTQAGLIAHFTAAHDSCDLPIIIYNIPGRSAVDMSPATMGALAKLPRIVGVKDATGDLARVCAQRITCGTDFIQVSGEDATAHGFNAQGGVGCISVTANAAPKLCAQLQAACLAGDYAEALKIQDRLMPLHQAIFTEPGLVGVKYAMSLLGKCSEEVRSPLVPLTDGTKALVASAMRHAGLLN; this comes from the coding sequence ATGATCACAGGATCCCTTCCGGCCCTGGTCACGCCCTTGAAAAACGGCGAGGTGGATTTCGGCACGCTGGGCAAACTGGTGGAATGGCATATTGATGAGGGCAGCAATGGCCTGGTCCCCGTCGGCACCACCGGCGAGTCCCCGACGCTGAGCCACTCAGAACATATGGCCGTCGTCGAAGAGGTCGTGCGCGTCACCGCAGGCCGCATCCCCGTGGTCGCGGGCGCGGGCAGTAACAATACCGCTGAAACCGTGGCCTTCATGCAGCACGCCCACAAGGTCGGCGCAGATGCCGCGCTGGTCGTCACACCCTATTATAACAAGCCGACACAGGCCGGGCTGATCGCGCATTTCACCGCCGCGCATGATAGCTGCGATCTGCCGATTATCATCTACAACATCCCCGGACGCTCGGCCGTCGACATGTCGCCCGCCACGATGGGCGCGTTGGCGAAACTGCCGCGAATCGTCGGCGTCAAGGATGCGACCGGCGATCTGGCCCGCGTCTGCGCGCAGCGCATCACTTGCGGCACGGATTTCATCCAGGTCTCGGGCGAGGATGCGACGGCCCACGGCTTCAACGCCCAGGGCGGGGTGGGCTGCATTTCGGTCACAGCCAACGCCGCGCCGAAGTTGTGCGCCCAGTTGCAGGCCGCCTGCCTCGCCGGGGATTATGCCGAGGCGCTGAAAATTCAGGACCGGCTGATGCCGCTGCATCAAGCGATCTTTACCGAGCCGGGGCTGGTCGGCGTCAAATACGCCATGTCCCTACTGGGCAAATGCAGCGAAGAGGTCCGCTCGCCGCTGGTGCCGCTGACGGACGGGACCAAGGCACTGGTTGCTAGCGCGATGCGCCATGCCGGTCTGCTGAACTGA
- a CDS encoding lytic transglycosylase domain-containing protein, with the protein MLRPLFAALLLIQGVLPAFAEAPARILPPRPLASALDAAGAGRWDRAVQLAERDGPVAGMLIEWARLRAGRGTVPEVLDFLAAHPRWPGLDRLREKSLGAFADASDAQILAFYDGGAPETGAGVLRHAEALKNANRLGDAEANVVQAWLTFDLSTEEHTDFLNAWGRLLEPHHDARMDMTLWRGLRDSALMLPLVSKDMRARADIRLMERRGFAVKFAALPKTMQRDPGIAHMLFEQYIKNNKPQQAMDLMLRQSRIAGGLGEAWRWAGWRRSFARRMMRSGDYTRAYDLAAHHQLVDGGAYADLEWLSGYLALRFMDDPALALDHFQRLRAAVRSPISMGRANYWIGRAQEALGDPEAAQIAYALGAEEQTSFYGLLAAERAGLPSDPALAGTEVFAPWQEADFAQTDLFRAVALLAASRQLTLAEWFITALADTLDRPALGSLGAALGDMGQPHLQVMLGKVAAQRGIVLPAAYYALHPMTDLDLPVPMEMALAIARRESEFDHLVASGAGALGLMQVMPGTAGDVARDLRITYDRAAVLNDWQYNARLGSTYLAQMSRRFGGNVVMIAAAYNAGPARPPRWMSEQGDPRSGNGTNGLDIIDWIEFIPFDETRNYVQRVAESLPIYRARLGKDPHPVPFTQELTGATVPSTLKR; encoded by the coding sequence ATGTTGCGTCCTCTTTTCGCGGCCCTTTTGCTGATACAGGGCGTCCTGCCTGCGTTTGCCGAGGCCCCGGCGCGCATTTTGCCGCCCCGCCCGCTGGCCTCGGCGCTGGATGCGGCGGGGGCCGGGCGGTGGGACCGCGCGGTGCAACTGGCCGAACGTGATGGGCCTGTGGCTGGCATGCTGATTGAATGGGCGCGCCTGCGTGCGGGGCGCGGCACGGTGCCCGAAGTGCTGGACTTTCTCGCGGCCCATCCGCGCTGGCCCGGGCTGGACAGGCTGCGCGAAAAATCGCTTGGGGCGTTCGCGGATGCCAGCGATGCCCAGATCCTCGCGTTTTACGACGGCGGCGCGCCCGAAACCGGCGCAGGGGTGCTGCGCCACGCCGAGGCGTTGAAAAACGCCAACCGTCTGGGCGATGCCGAGGCCAACGTGGTGCAGGCCTGGCTTACCTTCGATCTGAGCACCGAGGAACATACCGATTTCCTCAACGCGTGGGGGCGCCTGCTGGAGCCGCATCACGATGCACGCATGGACATGACGTTGTGGCGGGGCCTGCGCGATTCCGCATTGATGCTGCCGCTGGTCAGCAAGGACATGCGCGCTCGCGCCGATATCCGCCTGATGGAGCGCCGCGGTTTCGCGGTCAAGTTCGCGGCCCTGCCCAAGACGATGCAGCGCGATCCCGGCATCGCCCACATGCTGTTCGAGCAATACATCAAAAACAACAAGCCCCAGCAGGCGATGGATCTGATGCTGCGTCAAAGCCGGATCGCGGGCGGACTGGGCGAGGCATGGCGCTGGGCCGGATGGCGGCGCAGCTTTGCCCGCCGGATGATGCGTAGCGGCGACTATACCCGCGCCTACGATCTGGCGGCGCACCACCAGCTGGTCGATGGCGGCGCCTATGCGGATCTGGAGTGGCTGTCGGGCTATCTGGCGTTGCGCTTCATGGATGATCCGGCACTGGCGCTCGATCACTTTCAGCGCCTGCGTGCGGCGGTCCGCAGCCCCATTTCAATGGGGCGCGCCAATTACTGGATTGGCCGCGCTCAAGAGGCGCTGGGCGATCCCGAGGCTGCCCAGATCGCCTATGCCCTAGGCGCCGAGGAGCAGACCAGTTTCTATGGATTGCTCGCGGCCGAAAGGGCCGGGCTGCCCAGCGATCCGGCGCTGGCGGGGACCGAGGTGTTCGCGCCGTGGCAGGAGGCCGACTTCGCGCAGACCGATCTGTTCCGCGCGGTCGCGCTGCTGGCCGCGTCACGCCAGTTGACGCTGGCCGAATGGTTCATCACCGCGCTGGCCGATACGCTGGATCGCCCTGCACTGGGCAGCCTTGGTGCCGCGCTGGGCGACATGGGCCAGCCGCATTTGCAGGTGATGCTGGGCAAGGTGGCGGCGCAGCGCGGTATCGTGCTGCCGGCGGCGTATTACGCGCTGCATCCGATGACCGATCTGGACCTGCCCGTGCCGATGGAAATGGCTCTCGCCATCGCCCGCCGCGAAAGCGAATTTGACCACCTCGTCGCCAGCGGTGCGGGGGCCTTGGGCCTGATGCAGGTGATGCCGGGCACGGCGGGCGATGTGGCGCGCGATCTGAGGATCACCTATGACCGCGCCGCCGTCCTGAACGACTGGCAGTATAACGCGCGGCTTGGCTCCACCTATCTCGCGCAGATGTCGCGGCGCTTTGGCGGCAATGTGGTGATGATTGCAGCGGCCTATAACGCCGGCCCGGCGCGCCCGCCCCGGTGGATGTCCGAGCAGGGCGATCCGCGCAGCGGCAATGGAACGAACGGCCTGGACATCATCGACTGGATCGAGTTCATCCCGTTCGACGAGACGCGCAACTACGTCCAGCGCGTCGCTGAAAGCCTGCCGATCTATCGCGCGCGATTGGGCAAAGACCCGCACCCCGTGCCGTTCACTCAGGAACTGACCGGCGCAACCGTGCCATCAACGCTGAAGCGATGA
- a CDS encoding sarcosine oxidase subunit beta family protein, with protein sequence MRYSALRILKEGLTGNKGWKPVWREPEPKAEYDVIIIGGGGHGLATAYYLAKEHGITNVAVLEKGWIGSGNVGRNTTIIRSNYLLPGNEPFYELSLKLWEGLEQDFNYNAMISQRSILNLLHSDAQRDAFIRRGNAMFLAGADAEYASAEQLRAELPFLNYDNARFPIKGGLYQRRGGTVRHDAVAWGYARGADSRGVDIIQNCEVTGFDIENGVCRGVETSRGPIRAKKVAMCVAGSSSRVAATAGMRLPIESHVLQAFVTEGLKPVIPGVITFGAGHFYVSQSDKGGLVFGGDLDGYNSYAQRGNLPVVEDVAEGGMAIMPIIGRARLLRSWGGIMDMSMDGSPYIDKTHIGGLYFNGGWCYGGFKATPGSGWCYAHLIAKDTPHPVATEMRLDRFKRGHMIDEKGQGNQPNLH encoded by the coding sequence ATGCGCTATTCCGCCCTCCGCATCCTCAAAGAAGGCCTGACCGGCAACAAGGGCTGGAAACCCGTCTGGCGCGAGCCCGAGCCGAAAGCCGAATATGATGTCATCATCATCGGCGGCGGCGGTCACGGCCTTGCCACAGCCTATTATCTGGCCAAGGAGCACGGCATCACCAATGTTGCCGTGCTGGAAAAGGGCTGGATCGGCAGCGGCAACGTGGGGCGCAACACAACGATCATCCGCTCCAATTACCTCCTGCCCGGCAACGAGCCGTTCTACGAGTTGTCGCTAAAGCTGTGGGAAGGGCTGGAGCAGGATTTCAACTACAACGCCATGATTTCGCAGCGGTCGATCCTGAACCTGCTGCACTCGGACGCGCAGCGCGACGCGTTCATCCGGCGCGGCAATGCGATGTTCCTTGCGGGCGCCGACGCCGAATACGCCAGCGCCGAACAGCTGCGCGCGGAATTGCCGTTCCTCAACTATGACAACGCGCGCTTCCCGATCAAGGGCGGGCTGTACCAGCGGCGCGGCGGTACGGTGCGCCACGACGCGGTCGCGTGGGGCTATGCGCGCGGCGCCGACAGCCGCGGCGTCGACATCATCCAGAATTGCGAAGTCACCGGCTTTGACATCGAAAACGGCGTTTGCCGCGGGGTGGAAACATCGCGCGGTCCGATCCGCGCCAAGAAGGTCGCCATGTGCGTCGCCGGCTCTTCCAGCCGCGTCGCCGCCACGGCCGGCATGCGTCTGCCCATTGAATCCCACGTCCTGCAAGCCTTCGTCACCGAAGGGCTGAAACCCGTCATCCCCGGCGTCATCACCTTTGGCGCAGGTCACTTCTACGTCAGCCAGTCCGACAAGGGCGGTCTGGTCTTCGGCGGCGATCTGGACGGCTACAATTCCTACGCCCAGCGCGGCAACCTGCCCGTGGTCGAGGACGTGGCCGAGGGCGGCATGGCGATCATGCCCATCATCGGGCGCGCACGCCTGCTGCGCAGTTGGGGCGGCATCATGGACATGTCGATGGACGGCTCGCCCTATATCGACAAGACCCATATCGGGGGCCTCTATTTCAACGGCGGCTGGTGCTATGGCGGCTTCAAGGCGACGCCGGGATCGGGATGGTGTTACGCGCATCTCATCGCCAAGGACACGCCCCACCCCGTCGCCACGGAAATGCGACTGGACCGGTTCAAGCGCGGTCACATGATCGACGAAAAGGGTCAGGGCAACCAGCCCAACCTGCATTGA
- a CDS encoding sarcosine oxidase subunit delta, which yields MIINHPLLGPRDVAEFIYLGDAMLIDRPDWQAEDAAEAFHEYGYIRDNVAGPMQELWYHEQGDRSWLVVTRDTVTHEITTVEMARDVARARGRSK from the coding sequence ATGATCATCAACCACCCCCTTCTCGGACCGCGCGATGTCGCCGAATTCATCTATCTCGGCGACGCGATGCTTATCGACCGCCCCGATTGGCAGGCCGAAGACGCGGCAGAGGCGTTCCACGAATACGGCTATATCCGCGACAATGTCGCCGGGCCGATGCAGGAGCTTTGGTATCACGAACAGGGCGATCGCAGCTGGCTGGTCGTCACGCGCGATACTGTCACCCATGAAATCACTACAGTCGAAATGGCCCGCGACGTGGCCCGTGCACGGGGGCGCAGTAAATGA
- a CDS encoding YggS family pyridoxal phosphate-dependent enzyme, with protein MSLADITARVEAAVSAAGRSPGCVTLIAVSKVQPDARVQEVLHEGHRVFGENRVQEAAGKWPAFRETFQGVDLHLIGPLQSNKVRQAFDLFQTIHSVDRPKLANAIARIADEVGHCPDLFLQVNTGEEDQKAGIPPAGADNFIAECRALNLPVKGLMCIPPVDEEPSLHFALLAKIAARNDLAGLSMGMSSDFESAIAQGATHIRVGSAIFGDRDYS; from the coding sequence ATGAGCCTTGCCGATATCACCGCCCGCGTGGAGGCCGCCGTTTCCGCAGCCGGACGCAGCCCCGGCTGCGTCACGCTGATCGCCGTGTCCAAGGTGCAGCCGGATGCGCGCGTCCAGGAGGTGCTGCACGAGGGGCACCGCGTCTTTGGCGAAAACCGCGTGCAGGAGGCCGCCGGCAAATGGCCGGCCTTCCGCGAAACATTTCAAGGCGTCGACCTGCACCTGATCGGGCCGTTGCAATCCAACAAGGTGCGCCAGGCATTCGATCTGTTTCAGACGATCCATTCTGTGGACCGGCCAAAACTGGCAAATGCCATCGCGCGCATTGCCGATGAAGTGGGACATTGCCCCGATCTATTCCTTCAGGTGAATACCGGCGAAGAGGATCAGAAGGCCGGAATCCCCCCCGCGGGTGCCGACAATTTCATCGCCGAGTGCCGCGCGCTGAACCTTCCGGTCAAGGGCCTCATGTGCATCCCCCCCGTAGATGAGGAACCAAGCCTGCATTTCGCGCTGTTGGCCAAAATCGCGGCGCGCAACGATCTGGCAGGGCTGTCGATGGGAATGAGCAGCGATTTCGAAAGCGCGATAGCACAGGGCGCCACCCACATTCGCGTGGGCAGCGCCATTTTCGGAGATCGCGATTACAGCTGA
- a CDS encoding L,D-transpeptidase, translating into MVLTPTGLRYRGHLYPCSIGKGGISAAKREGDGATPTGVHRIAMTLYRPDRMAPPAPWARPIVTGDLWSDDVTDSAYNNWVRAPYAPSHEALRRADPLYDLVLVTDWNWPDAAPGRGSCIFIHQWRRPGYPTEGCIALRRDHLRMIATTVMPGTRVIVRQ; encoded by the coding sequence ATGGTCCTGACGCCAACGGGACTGCGCTATCGCGGACACCTCTACCCGTGCAGTATCGGCAAGGGGGGCATTTCGGCGGCGAAGCGCGAGGGGGACGGCGCCACGCCGACTGGCGTCCACCGCATCGCCATGACGCTTTATCGGCCGGACCGCATGGCGCCCCCCGCCCCATGGGCGCGGCCCATCGTCACTGGTGACCTGTGGAGCGACGACGTCACCGATTCGGCCTACAATAACTGGGTGCGCGCGCCCTATGCCCCCAGTCACGAGGCATTGCGACGGGCGGATCCGCTCTATGATCTGGTGCTGGTGACGGATTGGAACTGGCCGGATGCGGCGCCGGGGCGGGGCAGTTGCATTTTCATCCATCAATGGCGCAGGCCCGGCTATCCGACCGAAGGCTGCATCGCGCTACGCCGCGATCACCTGCGGATGATTGCCACCACGGTCATGCCCGGAACGCGCGTGATTGTGCGGCAATAA
- a CDS encoding FAD-binding oxidoreductase, with translation MADVTVRGAGIFGLSVAWACARRGARVQVIDPCGPGTGASGGIVGALAPHVPENWNDKKAFQLDSLLMAEGFWAEVAEASGLSPGYARTGRLQPLEAGGAALANARGIQAQTLWQGRALWRVAGAAEFAHPPHSADGRIIHDTLTARLHPARACAALAAALTAKGAVIRTEAADEGRVIWATGAADLGALNAAHPRQVGAPIKGQAALMDLALPDHPQIFACGVHIIPHEDGTTAIGSTTEREFDGLGTDVLLDDVIAAARAAYPPLENARVIRRWAGLRPRTRSRAPMLGAHPLHPGQFIANGGFKIGFGMAPKVGEVMADLLLEGHDTIPTGFRPEASL, from the coding sequence ATGGCCGATGTGACGGTGCGCGGCGCAGGCATCTTCGGACTTTCGGTGGCGTGGGCCTGCGCCCGGCGCGGCGCGCGCGTTCAGGTTATCGACCCCTGCGGGCCGGGCACTGGCGCGTCGGGCGGCATCGTCGGTGCGCTAGCGCCGCATGTGCCGGAGAATTGGAATGACAAAAAGGCGTTCCAACTGGACAGCCTGCTGATGGCCGAAGGGTTCTGGGCCGAGGTGGCCGAGGCGTCCGGTCTGTCGCCGGGCTACGCGCGCACCGGGCGGCTGCAACCGTTGGAGGCAGGCGGCGCCGCGCTGGCAAACGCGCGTGGGATTCAGGCGCAGACGCTCTGGCAGGGGCGCGCGCTGTGGCGCGTGGCGGGCGCGGCAGAGTTCGCGCATCCGCCGCACAGCGCAGATGGCCGGATCATCCACGACACTCTGACCGCGCGCCTGCATCCGGCGCGCGCCTGCGCCGCGCTGGCCGCTGCGCTGACGGCCAAGGGGGCTGTGATCCGCACCGAGGCCGCGGATGAAGGCCGCGTGATCTGGGCGACCGGGGCGGCGGATCTCGGGGCGCTGAATGCTGCCCATCCCCGGCAGGTGGGTGCGCCGATCAAGGGGCAGGCGGCGCTGATGGATTTGGCCCTGCCGGATCATCCGCAGATCTTCGCTTGCGGCGTGCATATCATCCCGCATGAAGACGGCACAACCGCCATCGGATCGACCACCGAGCGCGAGTTTGACGGCCTCGGCACCGATGTACTGCTCGACGATGTCATCGCCGCCGCGCGCGCCGCCTATCCGCCACTTGAAAATGCCCGCGTGATCCGCCGCTGGGCCGGGCTGCGCCCGCGCACGCGCAGCCGCGCGCCGATGCTGGGCGCGCATCCGCTGCATCCGGGCCAGTTCATCGCCAATGGCGGGTTCAAGATCGGCTTTGGCATGGCGCCCAAGGTGGGCGAGGTCATGGCGGATTTGCTGCTGGAGGGCCATGATACCATCCCCACTGGATTTCGCCCCGAGGCATCGCTGTGA
- the mnmD gene encoding tRNA (5-methylaminomethyl-2-thiouridine)(34)-methyltransferase MnmD — protein sequence MQDQRPGLDWRAGDVPVSRRYDDPYFSLDDGLAETRHVFLDGNDLPGRFRDGFHVAELGFGTGLNMLMAAEGWAAHGAPGALHLTSFEAHPMEPADMARALAAFPALAQRAARLVAGWRSGAPRIDLGDGTRLEVIIGDARTALPAWTGRADAWFLDGFAPARNPELWQPDLMAAVAAHTVPGGTAATYTAAGHVRRALAAAGMDVARVPGYGRKRHMTKARMPR from the coding sequence ATGCAGGACCAGCGCCCCGGGCTGGACTGGCGAGCGGGCGATGTCCCGGTCTCGCGCCGGTATGACGATCCGTATTTCAGCCTTGATGACGGGCTGGCCGAGACGCGGCATGTGTTCCTGGACGGCAATGACCTGCCCGGACGGTTTCGCGATGGCTTTCATGTGGCCGAACTGGGATTTGGCACCGGGCTGAACATGCTGATGGCGGCCGAGGGATGGGCGGCGCATGGCGCGCCGGGCGCGCTGCACCTAACCTCGTTCGAGGCGCACCCGATGGAGCCTGCGGATATGGCGCGCGCGCTGGCCGCCTTTCCGGCGCTGGCGCAGCGCGCGGCGCGGCTGGTGGCGGGCTGGCGCAGCGGCGCGCCCCGGATCGATCTGGGGGATGGCACGCGGCTGGAAGTCATCATCGGCGACGCACGCACCGCCCTGCCCGCATGGACAGGCCGCGCCGATGCGTGGTTCCTTGACGGGTTCGCCCCGGCCCGCAATCCCGAACTGTGGCAACCCGATCTGATGGCCGCCGTTGCCGCCCATACCGTCCCCGGCGGGACGGCGGCGACCTATACCGCCGCCGGACATGTGCGCCGGGCGCTGGCGGCGGCGGGCATGGACGTTGCCCGCGTGCCCGGCTATGGCCGCAAAAGGCACATGACCAAGGCGAGGATGCCACGATGA